ACTTCCCCCACCTTTCTCATCCGCACTTCCACTCGTtatcgccatcatggacCCCAACGAGCAACCCTCATGGGCTGGAGGCGATGCCCcggacaaggagaagatggaacaGGCAAGCTGCGCCAACAGAGCTCATGATGGGGACTTTATGCTAAGCTATGACATCCAGATTCGCGCGAGACGTCTCGCCAAGCTAGGGACATCAACGCCTGTGTCTTCCAAGTCagacgagaacaaggctCCCGATTCCGAATCGTCGAACCCCTCGCGCACGTCAACGCCGaagccgcagccgcagcccGCATCCGCTGAATCACGGCCCAAGATCAACGTCACTCCCGCCGCTCCGCCTTCTTCCAGCCCGAACCCCTTCGACAAGCTAGGGGTCAAGGCGGAGCCGTCAAGTTCAACAGGTACTTCCTCTGTGAATCGTAAAAGACTGGCATCTGAGATTGACGTCGCTCCAGCGGATCGACCCTCCCCCAAGCCATCCACCACTCAACCCGAGTCCGACGAATCCTATGCCGACCGAACATTGTCACAGATCTTCCGTATCACTGTTGATCCGCATAACATGGTCAACACCAGTGGTCAACGGCTGACGTTCCTCCCGAACCTGAATGAAGAACTGAACGAGTCCGGAGAGCCTCTGAAGCTGTCCGTCAACACGCTAGATCAAGCTCTTATGGAGGCGGCCAGCAGCTATCCCCATGATAAGCCTCTCAtgaacttcttcttgccatGCTGGAAGCGTGCTGTGAAAGCGTCGCTGCAGTTCAAGGGAACAGAGGGACCCAAGTTCGAGGTGCATGAAGAGGCAAAGCGTTTGTGTATGAGCGGCTGCTTGTTTGCCCTGACCATGCCGGATCTCTATGGGTAAGCAATTCCACCGCGTCGGAGATATAATCCTGACGCCTCATGTAGCCGATCGCCGAACCCTAAGCATGACACACTCATGCCATACCTGTTGAAGGGCATACAGGACGAGAACGGCCTTTGCTTCAACTTTATACAGGAAGCTATCAAGCGattcgatgatgacgaggctTTCCCTGCTCTGTTCAGCGATGCCATGGTTCAGATCAGCAACAAGCTGGGTACAATTTCTATGGACCAGGATTACAAGCCGTATATCCAGGCCAtgttgacttacaccagATTCCCTCCTCTAATCGTGAACCTCGCCAAGCACCCaaccttcatcatggctcagtCAGCTGCTGGAATCGAAAAGCACACCCTTCTGGGTCCGTTTTTCCGCATCTCACCGCTCCAGAATGAAGTCATCAAGAGCTATTTCCCTGGGGCTCgtggtcttgacaagggCAGAATCGCAAACTCACAAGACGCTTTGCGAATGGTGCTGAGGACgcaccaagatgatctttTCGCCATCACAAACGCCTTTATCCGCGCAGGCCAGGAGACCAGATCTCGAACTCTGGACTGGTTCGCTTACATCATGAACTCAAATCACAAGAGGAGAGCACTACAAGTTGACCCTAGAGAGGTTGCTTCCAACGGCTTTATGATTAACGTGACCACGATTCTAGACCGATTTTGCGAACCCTTCATGGATATGGATTTCAGCAAAGTAAACAAGATTGATGACAACTACTTCCGGAAGCAACCACGGATAGATATCAGCGATGAGACAAAGCTGAACGCAGACGATGCATATGCGAAATCATTCTATGCGGACAAGATACCAGGCGATACCAACTTCATCTCGGAggctttcttcttgacccTGGCAGCGCATCACTATGGAAGTGAGGCCTGCAACTCCCAGCTGAAGAATTTGGATAGGGATATAAAGTATTTGGAGAAACgagtcaagatcatggaggCAGATCGTATCAAGTTTGTGAACAATCCTGCCCAACTTCAACAATATGACAAGGCTGTTCAAAGACATGTCGACGCTCTCGAAAAGAGCATTGCTGTCAAGCTTTCCATTGAAGGTGTTCTGCTTGATGAACGGATGCAGAGCACTTCATTGCGTTTCATGCGCATTGTGGCTGTGTGGTTGCTTCGCTTGGTGACTCGATCAGAGTACAAGCCTGGTCAAGAGTCGAAGGAGATACAGTATGTGCCCTGGCGCGCAATATGGATGATGATACTGACAACTGTAGACTCCCTCTTCCTGCAGAGAAGTCAGATGTATTCTCATGTCTTCCAGAGTACACGCTACAGAATATCGTGGACAATTTCAAGTTCATATTTAGGTCCGTCTACCATGATGATATTTGACAGAGGCCTCAACTAACAAGTTAACAGGTGGCTACCCAAGATTCTCCCCAGCGCTGTTGGCGATGAAATGATTGCGCTTTGCGTAACATTCCTCCGCTCAACTGAGTACATCAAGAACCCGTACCTGAAGTCATCATTGGTTTCACTACTCTTCTCGGCGACTTGGCCATTGATGC
This genomic interval from Fusarium verticillioides 7600 chromosome 1, whole genome shotgun sequence contains the following:
- a CDS encoding ubiquitin conjugation factor E4 B, with the protein product MDPNEQPSWAGGDAPDKEKMEQIRARRLAKLGTSTPVSSKSDENKAPDSESSNPSRTSTPKPQPQPASAESRPKINVTPAAPPSSSPNPFDKLGVKAEPSSSTGTSSVNRKRLASEIDVAPADRPSPKPSTTQPESDESYADRTLSQIFRITVDPHNMVNTSGQRLTFLPNLNEELNESGEPLKLSVNTLDQALMEAASSYPHDKPLMNFFLPCWKRAVKASLQFKGTEGPKFEVHEEAKRLCMSGCLFALTMPDLYGRSPNPKHDTLMPYLLKGIQDENGLCFNFIQEAIKRFDDDEAFPALFSDAMVQISNKLGTISMDQDYKPYIQAMLTYTRFPPLIVNLAKHPTFIMAQSAAGIEKHTLLGPFFRISPLQNEVIKSYFPGARGLDKGRIANSQDALRMVLRTHQDDLFAITNAFIRAGQETRSRTLDWFAYIMNSNHKRRALQVDPREVASNGFMINVTTILDRFCEPFMDMDFSKVNKIDDNYFRKQPRIDISDETKLNADDAYAKSFYADKIPGDTNFISEAFFLTLAAHHYGSEACNSQLKNLDRDIKYLEKRVKIMEADRIKFVNNPAQLQQYDKAVQRHVDALEKSIAVKLSIEGVLLDERMQSTSLRFMRIVAVWLLRLVTRSEYKPGQESKEIQLPLPAEKSDVFSCLPEYTLQNIVDNFKFIFRWLPKILPSAVGDEMIALCVTFLRSTEYIKNPYLKSSLVSLLFSATWPLMHLKRGVLGDQLVGSQFANDHLLKGLMKFYIECESTGADSAFYDKFNIRYEIFQVIKCVWVNDHYKRQLTRESRVNKQFFVQFVNMLLNDATYVLDEALTKFPKIRAIEKELEDPSIPQEDRQKKEEEMQQLANQATSFMQLANETLEMMKLFTEAMSEAFTMPEIVSRLASMLNYNLETLAGKKAAAELSVSNRDKYHFRPIQIISDIVDIYLNLGNSPVFIDAVAADGRSYKPEVLERVSRILISKHQKDPADVARWDKLRVKFVDAKTLLDQAELDLGDIPAEFEDPIMGDLMKDPVLLPSKHIVDRSTIVQHLLSDPKDPFTRQAMTIDDAIPQTELKERIEQWREERVQAAKDKLKSDAMDTTEG
- a CDS encoding ubiquitin conjugation factor E4 B, yielding MDPNEQPSWAGGDAPDKEKMEQIRARRLAKLGTSTPVSSKSDENKAPDSESSNPSRTSTPKPQPQPASAESRPKINVTPAAPPSSSPNPFDKLGVKAEPSSSTADRPSPKPSTTQPESDESYADRTLSQIFRITVDPHNMVNTSGQRLTFLPNLNEELNESGEPLKLSVNTLDQALMEAASSYPHDKPLMNFFLPCWKRAVKASLQFKGTEGPKFEVHEEAKRLCMSGCLFALTMPDLYGRSPNPKHDTLMPYLLKGIQDENGLCFNFIQEAIKRFDDDEAFPALFSDAMVQISNKLGTISMDQDYKPYIQAMLTYTRFPPLIVNLAKHPTFIMAQSAAGIEKHTLLGPFFRISPLQNEVIKSYFPGARGLDKGRIANSQDALRMVLRTHQDDLFAITNAFIRAGQETRSRTLDWFAYIMNSNHKRRALQVDPREVASNGFMINVTTILDRFCEPFMDMDFSKVNKIDDNYFRKQPRIDISDETKLNADDAYAKSFYADKIPGDTNFISEAFFLTLAAHHYGSEACNSQLKNLDRDIKYLEKRVKIMEADRIKFVNNPAQLQQYDKAVQRHVDALEKSIAVKLSIEGVLLDERMQSTSLRFMRIVAVWLLRLVTRSEYKPGQESKEIQLPLPAEKSDVFSCLPEYTLQNIVDNFKFIFRWLPKILPSAVGDEMIALCVTFLRSTEYIKNPYLKSSLVSLLFSATWPLMHLKRGVLGDQLVGSQFANDHLLKGLMKFYIECESTGADSAFYDKFNIRYEIFQVIKCVWVNDHYKRQLTRESRVNKQFFVQFVNMLLNDATYVLDEALTKFPKIRAIEKELEDPSIPQEDRQKKEEEMQQLANQATSFMQLANETLEMMKLFTEAMSEAFTMPEIVSRLASMLNYNLETLAGKKAAAELSVSNRDKYHFRPIQIISDIVDIYLNLGNSPVFIDAVAADGRSYKPEVLERVSRILISKHQKDPADVARWDKLRVKFVDAKTLLDQAELDLGDIPAEFEDPIMGDLMKDPVLLPSKHIVDRSTIVQHLLSDPKDPFTRQAMTIDDAIPQTELKERIEQWREERVQAAKDKLKSDAMDTTEG
- a CDS encoding ubiquitin conjugation factor E4 B, whose translation is MPYLLKGIQDENGLCFNFIQEAIKRFDDDEAFPALFSDAMVQISNKLGTISMDQDYKPYIQAMLTYTRFPPLIVNLAKHPTFIMAQSAAGIEKHTLLGPFFRISPLQNEVIKSYFPGARGLDKGRIANSQDALRMVLRTHQDDLFAITNAFIRAGQETRSRTLDWFAYIMNSNHKRRALQVDPREVASNGFMINVTTILDRFCEPFMDMDFSKVNKIDDNYFRKQPRIDISDETKLNADDAYAKSFYADKIPGDTNFISEAFFLTLAAHHYGSEACNSQLKNLDRDIKYLEKRVKIMEADRIKFVNNPAQLQQYDKAVQRHVDALEKSIAVKLSIEGVLLDERMQSTSLRFMRIVAVWLLRLVTRSEYKPGQESKEIQLPLPAEKSDVFSCLPEYTLQNIVDNFKFIFRWLPKILPSAVGDEMIALCVTFLRSTEYIKNPYLKSSLVSLLFSATWPLMHLKRGVLGDQLVGSQFANDHLLKGLMKFYIECESTGADSAFYDKFNIRYEIFQVIKCVWVNDHYKRQLTRESRVNKQFFVQFVNMLLNDATYVLDEALTKFPKIRAIEKELEDPSIPQEDRQKKEEEMQQLANQATSFMQLANETLEMMKLFTEAMSEAFTMPEIVSRLASMLNYNLETLAGKKAAAELSVSNRDKYHFRPIQIISDIVDIYLNLGNSPVFIDAVAADGRSYKPEVLERVSRILISKHQKDPADVARWDKLRVKFVDAKTLLDQAELDLGDIPAEFEDPIMGDLMKDPVLLPSKHIVDRSTIVQHLLSDPKDPFTRQAMTIDDAIPQTELKERIEQWREERVQAAKDKLKSDAMDTTEG